A region from the Candidatus Deferrimicrobiaceae bacterium genome encodes:
- a CDS encoding bifunctional aldolase/short-chain dehydrogenase, giving the protein MKNKWRQEKASEFIARHEKRWGRDLALRTYTSRLIGEEKELVLHGGGNTSVKTTYTNVLGQPLPALFVKASGYDLANIEPDGHVGLDLEYLRRLRMLPALPDDTMVKELHTHLLEAGGKRPSIESLMHAFLSAKYIDHTHADAILALTNQRDGHEVIRDALGGDVIVLDYAKPGFSLAKAAAAAFDDSPDCMGMVLMKHGLVTWDDDAFSSYKKTVELVTRAGEYLARKSRKRTKSGKATSIATARERYRNIAPLLRGLLAVPTDDADSPYRRFVLQPLINDDVLDLVDSNRGKEIAISPPLTSDHLIRTKALPLWIDNPPYDDHQKIRERISNAIADYARQYDAYFKRHASRLFPGLERFDAMPRVILMPGLGAVCAGSDVAEAGIVRDITAQTLAVKTKTAAVGPYKGLSEDHLFDMEYNSLQHAKLAENELPLHRSVALITGAAGAIGAGICQGLLEKGCHVAATDLPGNPLTELVNELRQTYESRIFGVPLDVTKTQSVAAGFGRVIHEWGGIDLIVVNAGVAHVSSLADMDTKAFRKLTRVNIDGTLHVLAEAARHFRNQNTGGDIVLISTKNVFAPGATFGAYSATKAAAHQLGRIASLELAEIGVRVNMVSPDAVFTHGTRKSGLWTEVGPGRMRARGLDEKGLEEYYRNRNLLRAKITATHVARAVLYFATRQTPTTGATIPVDGGLPDATPR; this is encoded by the coding sequence ATGAAAAATAAATGGCGGCAAGAAAAAGCGTCCGAGTTTATCGCCCGCCATGAGAAGCGGTGGGGAAGAGATTTGGCCCTCCGGACATACACCAGCAGGCTGATCGGGGAGGAAAAAGAACTCGTGCTCCACGGGGGAGGGAACACCTCGGTCAAGACAACCTATACCAACGTCCTGGGTCAACCCCTCCCCGCTCTCTTCGTCAAAGCATCGGGATATGATTTGGCAAACATCGAACCGGATGGGCATGTTGGGCTCGACCTCGAATACCTGCGACGGTTGCGAATGCTACCGGCGCTGCCGGACGACACCATGGTGAAGGAACTGCACACACACCTTCTGGAAGCCGGGGGAAAAAGACCCTCCATCGAGTCGTTGATGCACGCTTTTCTTTCCGCGAAATACATCGATCACACCCATGCGGACGCAATCTTGGCTCTCACCAATCAGCGCGATGGACACGAAGTCATCCGGGATGCGCTCGGCGGCGATGTCATCGTGCTCGACTATGCCAAACCGGGGTTCTCCCTGGCAAAAGCCGCCGCAGCCGCTTTCGACGATTCTCCTGATTGCATGGGCATGGTCCTGATGAAACACGGACTGGTCACCTGGGATGACGACGCCTTCTCGTCGTACAAAAAAACCGTCGAACTGGTGACACGGGCGGGGGAATACCTGGCAAGGAAATCAAGGAAACGTACCAAATCCGGGAAGGCAACTTCCATCGCAACGGCCCGTGAACGGTATCGGAACATCGCCCCGCTGCTACGAGGACTGCTGGCCGTCCCCACGGACGATGCCGATTCGCCGTACCGGCGGTTCGTCCTGCAGCCGTTGATCAACGATGACGTGCTCGATCTGGTCGATTCGAATCGGGGAAAGGAGATTGCGATCTCCCCCCCCCTGACCTCCGACCATCTGATTCGAACGAAGGCACTGCCGCTTTGGATCGATAACCCTCCCTACGACGACCATCAGAAAATTCGGGAGAGGATCTCGAACGCGATCGCCGACTACGCGAGGCAGTACGATGCCTATTTCAAGCGGCATGCTTCGAGACTTTTCCCCGGGCTCGAGCGATTCGACGCCATGCCTCGTGTCATTCTCATGCCCGGACTCGGCGCCGTATGCGCGGGGAGCGATGTCGCGGAAGCCGGAATCGTCCGGGATATCACCGCACAGACATTGGCCGTAAAAACGAAGACCGCGGCTGTCGGCCCATACAAGGGCCTGAGCGAGGATCATCTCTTCGACATGGAATACAACAGCCTGCAGCATGCAAAGCTTGCCGAAAATGAGCTTCCCTTGCATCGGTCCGTGGCGTTGATCACGGGCGCCGCAGGGGCAATCGGCGCGGGAATCTGCCAGGGGCTCCTGGAAAAGGGCTGTCACGTCGCCGCAACGGATTTGCCGGGGAATCCCCTGACCGAACTGGTGAACGAGTTGAGGCAGACGTACGAATCCAGGATCTTCGGTGTCCCGCTCGATGTCACGAAAACCCAGTCCGTGGCCGCGGGATTCGGCCGGGTCATTCACGAGTGGGGAGGCATCGACCTGATCGTGGTCAATGCGGGCGTTGCGCACGTTTCCTCACTTGCCGATATGGACACGAAGGCCTTTCGAAAGCTCACACGGGTGAACATCGACGGAACGCTCCACGTCCTGGCCGAGGCCGCACGGCATTTCAGGAACCAGAATACCGGAGGGGATATCGTGTTGATCTCCACCAAGAACGTGTTTGCGCCCGGTGCAACGTTCGGCGCGTACAGTGCGACCAAGGCAGCCGCGCACCAGCTCGGCCGGATCGCCAGCCTGGAACTCGCCGAGATCGGGGTCCGCGTCAACATGGTATCCCCCGACGCGGTCTTCACCCATGGGACCCGCAAATCCGGATTGTGGACCGAAGTCGGCCCGGGCCGCATGCGTGCACGAGGCTTGGACGAGAAGGGCCTCGAGGAATATTATCGCAACCGCAACCTTCTCAGAGCGAAGATAACGGCCACGCACGTGGCAAGGGCGGTTCTCTACTTCGCCACCCGCCAGACACCGACAACGGGAGCGACGATCCCCGTGGATGGCGGTCTTCCCGATGCGACGCCGAGGTAA
- a CDS encoding PfkB family carbohydrate kinase → MSLLVVGSMAFDSIRSPFGEVEKVVGGSATYFSLAASYLAPVRLVSVVGTDFPREMIETLASRRIDVRGLKISEGKTFHWKGFYEYDLNTAHTVTTELNVFRDFAPVLPEEYRDTPYVFLGNIAPALQRDILRQVRRPKLVALDTMNYWIENSPGLLREVIGSVDILMVNEGEIRMLTGEYNLVKAARKAMEWGPSRVVIKRGEYGVLQLSDGTMFAAPAYPLETIFDPTGAGDSFAGGFMGYLASCGGKELTEMDFRLATMYGSAIASFTVEAFSTEKLQNLTPEDISDRLGSFLALTEFRV, encoded by the coding sequence ATGAGCCTTCTGGTCGTCGGCTCGATGGCCTTCGACAGCATCCGGTCTCCCTTCGGGGAGGTCGAGAAGGTGGTGGGGGGCTCCGCCACCTACTTCTCGCTGGCGGCCAGCTACCTCGCCCCCGTGCGGCTGGTGTCCGTCGTGGGGACGGACTTTCCCCGGGAGATGATCGAAACGCTCGCGTCCCGGCGGATCGACGTGAGGGGCCTTAAGATCAGCGAGGGGAAGACGTTCCACTGGAAGGGCTTCTACGAGTACGACCTCAACACGGCCCATACCGTGACGACCGAGCTCAACGTCTTCCGGGACTTCGCCCCGGTCCTCCCGGAGGAGTACCGCGACACCCCCTACGTTTTCCTCGGCAACATCGCCCCCGCCCTCCAGAGGGACATCCTGCGCCAGGTCCGGCGTCCGAAACTGGTCGCGCTGGACACGATGAACTACTGGATCGAAAACAGCCCCGGGCTGCTGCGCGAGGTCATCGGGAGCGTGGACATCCTGATGGTGAACGAGGGGGAGATCCGGATGCTGACCGGGGAGTACAACCTGGTCAAGGCGGCCCGGAAGGCGATGGAGTGGGGCCCGAGCCGGGTGGTGATCAAGCGCGGCGAATACGGCGTTCTTCAGCTTTCGGACGGAACGATGTTCGCCGCCCCGGCGTACCCTCTCGAGACGATCTTCGACCCCACGGGCGCCGGCGACAGCTTCGCGGGCGGGTTCATGGGGTATCTGGCCAGCTGCGGCGGCAAGGAGCTCACCGAGATGGACTTCCGGCTCGCGACCATGTACGGGAGCGCGATCGCCTCCTTCACCGTGGAGGCGTTCAGCACCGAGAAGCTGCAAAACCTCACGCCGGAGGATATCTCGGACCGCCTCGGCTCCTTCCTCGCGCTCACCGAATTCCGGGTCTGA